The following are from one region of the Quercus robur chromosome 1, dhQueRobu3.1, whole genome shotgun sequence genome:
- the LOC126720609 gene encoding disease resistance protein Roq1-like isoform X1: protein MGTEKASSSSSCFPSSSSSIVPGLRYEYHVFISFRGSDTCKKFTSHLYEALKRNGITTFRDDESLERGEFISPELIRAIEESRFAVVIFSKNYASLTWCLTELAKIVECMDKKKLTVLPVFYDVDPSDVRKRRGTFAEAFAKHLNDNNENVQTWKDVVTKVAGISGWDLRDESESSVIDNIIQRISLELDHKFSFVFEHLVGMDSRVKEMLDLCTCEGLDCAHFVGICGMGGIGKTTLAQEIYGRIYSGFEACSFLENVREDTKSKGLVSLQKILLSKIFIGTKINIHDLYEGINVIGTRLHNKKVLIVLDDVNEEKQLEALAGNGGWFGPGSIIIVTSRDRHLLRRHGVKHIYEAKELNKDEALKVFSWKAFKKPHPEHNYVDLSMEFVRYANGLPLALKVLGSSLFGRTPDAWRSARDILVANPNRGIMKILQVSLFGLEETQRELFLDIACFFKGEQVYRIRDTLENLGHYPDYDMYVLMDKSLITIASDGTLTMHDLLQEMGQDIVRCESPKELGKRSRLWCYKDVLHVLKNNTGTEFVEGIVLKMPVDKNEPLSAEVFSKMKNLRFLKIGCEEPLQGFYRVLVQLPKGLSYLSNELRIIDWHGYPLISMPTNFQPIKLVELRMHCSGIKKLWKGIMILNELKLVDLSHSPKLIEIPDLSGALNLEKVIFKSCTRLYKIHASVGDLKKLIQLNLNGCKNLSSLPKNLGNLDGLEELNVSGTAIELSLSFSRFKNLKKLSIGGCALPLSKPFKKLFNFLLFQRSPDPMGMLTQTLSSLSFLTSLNLSYCNLHTVPDAIGCCLSSLNHLNLRGNKFDCLPKNIIRLSNLESLFLSDCKDLRLLSELPSNIRYFEAEGCTLLETLPFTPEDVFSPDLYLINCVKLIENQSFGDMFSTMLARYIQSPYDSSYQNFIIPGSEIPKWFSHQSEGTSLNLQGPSDITGIAVCVVFAIRPYLSLHLPPSEFYRATHNIGLSCDVNGYRIPVNLGVGLSEQFGKIESCHLWIKYFPLKRKRGKELSQIDANRLSQIDVKLEISPMGPGLVLTKWGARLVYEQDIEDLKEKMPGSSSCSITPYEDNLDDSATDTKIKRSRDDFEGDGAGPRGEGTSNEVDEPQPKRIHTTP, encoded by the exons GTACGAATACCACGTCTTTATCAGTTTTAGAGGCTCCGACACGTGCAAAAAATTTACAAGCCATCTATACGAAGCATTGAAACGGAATGGCATAACCACATTTAGGGACGATGAAAGTCTCGAGAGAGGAGAATTCATCTCCCCAGAGCTCATAAGAGCAATTGAAGAATCGAGATTTGCTGTCGTCATTTTCTCTAAAAACTACGCTTCATTGACTTGGTGCTTGACTGAACTAGCAAAGATTGTCGAGTGCATGGACAAGAAGAAGCTGACGGTTCTGCCTGTTTTTTATGATGTGGATCCTAGTGATGTGCGCAAACGGAGGGGGACTTTTGCAGAAGCTTTTGCAAAACATCTCAACGATAACAATGAGAATGTGCAAACTTGGAAAGATGTTGTGACAAAAGTTGCTGGTATCTCTGGATGGGATTTACGGGAtga GAGTGAATCATCAGTTATCGATAATATCATTCAAAGGATATCCCTTGAATTGGATCACAAATTCTCATTTGTTTTCGAGCACCTTGTTGGAATGGATTCCCGTGTGAAGGAAATGTTGGATTTATGCACGTGTGAAGGGTTGGATTGTGCCCACTTTGTTGGGATTTGTGGGATGGGTGGAATTGGCAAAACAACTCTTGCCCAAGAAATTTATGGTAGAATTTATAGTGGCTTTGAAGCTTGTAGCTTTCTTGAAAATGTGAGGGAAGATACTAAAAGTAAAGGTTTAGTTTCTTTGCAAAAAATACTTCTTTCGAAGATCTTCATAGgaactaaaataaatatacatGATTTGTATGAAGGAATTAATGTCATAGGCACTAGACTACACAATAAAAAGGTTCTTattgttcttgatgatgtgAATGAAGAAAAACAACTAGAAGCATTAGCAGGGAATGGTGGTTGGTTTGGTCCAGGAAGTATAATCATTGTAACAAGTAGAGATAGGCATTTGTTGAGAAGGCATGGAGTGAAACATATATATGAAGCTAAGGAGCTGAATAAAGATGAAGCTTTGAAAGTTTTTAGTTGGAAGGCTTTCAAGAAACCTCATCCAGAACACAATTATGTGGATTTGTCTATGGAATTTGTGAGATATGCTAATGGCCTTCCTTTAGCTCTTAAAGTTTTAGGTTCTTCATTGTTTGGTAGAACACCTGATGCATGGAGAAGTGCTCGAGATATACTAGTAGCAAACCCTAATAGAGGCATTATGAAAATACTTCAAGTAAGTTTATTTGGGCTAGAGGAAACACAGAGAGAATTGTTTTtagatattgcatgtttctttaAAGGAGAGCAAGTATATCGCATAAGAGATACTTTAGAAAATTTAGGTCACTATCCTGACTACGATATGTATGTTCTTATGGACAAATCTCTCATAACCATTGCATCAGATGGAACTTTGACGATGCATGATTTGCTACAAGAAATGGGTCAAGACATTGTTCGTTGTGAATCCCCTAAAGAGCTTGGTAAACGTAGTAGGTTATGGTGTTACAAGGATGTCTTGCATGTATTGAAAAATAATACT GGAACAGAGTTTGTTGAAGGTATAGTCCTAAAGATGCCTGTGGATAAAAATGAACCCTTAAGTGCCGAAGTCTTCTCAAAGatgaaaaatttgagatttcttAAAATTGGTTGTGAGGAACCTCTACAAGGCTTTTATAGAGTTCTTGTCCAACTTCCAAAAGGCCTAAGTTATCTTTCTAATGAGTTACGCATAATAGATTGGCATGGATATCCTTTAATATCCATGCCAACCAATTTCCAACCAATTAAACTTGTTGAATTGAGAATGCATTGTAGtggcataaaaaaattatggaaaggAATTATG ATATTAAACGAATTAAAGCTCGTTGACTTGAGTCACTCTCCAAAGTTAATTGAGATTCCGGACCTTAGTGGAGCCTTAAATCTTGAGAAAGTGATTTTTAAAAGTTGTACAAGACTATATAAGATTCATGCATCTGTTGGAGATCTCAAAAAGCTTATTCAATTGAATCTAAATGGTTGCAAAAACCTTTCAAGTCTTCCAAAGAACCTTGGAAATCTTGATGGCCTGGAGGAGCTAAACGTGAGTGGAACTGCTATAGAGCTATCTTTGTCCTTCAGTCGcttcaaaaatctcaaaaaactaTCTATTGGTGGATGTGCTCTTCCATTATCTAAACCATTCAAAAAgctcttcaattttcttttattccaaAGGAGTCCAGATCCCATGGGCATGTTAACGCAAACTTTATCAAGCTTATCCTTTTTGACATCTCTTAATCTAAGTTATTGCAATCTTCATACAGTCCCTGATGCTATTGGCTGCTGTTTGTCATCTTTAAATCATTTAAATCTAAGGGGAAATAAATTCGATTGCCTTCCTAAAAATATCATTCGATTATCAAATCTGGAGTCTCTTTTTTTGAGTGATTGCAAGGATCTACGATTACTGTCAGAGCTTCCATCAAATATTAGGTATTTTGAGGCAGAAGGTTGTACCTTGCTGGAAACATTACCTTTTACACCAGAAGATGTTTTCAGTCCCGATCTCTATCTTATTAACTGCGTCAAATTGATCGAGAATCAAAGTTTCGGTGACATGTTCTCAACAATGCTGGCACGTTACATTcag AGTCCTTATGATTCaagttatcaaaattttatcataCCCGGAAGTGAAATTCCGAAATGGTTTAGCCATCAAAGTGAGGGGACTTCACTGAATCTACAAGGCCCTTCAGATATTACGGGAATCGCTGTGTGTGTTGTTTTTGCAATCCGCCCCTATCTTTCACTTCACCTTCCTCCTTCGGAATTTTATAGAGCTACACATAATATTGGTCTTTCCTGTGATGTCAATGGATATCGAATTCCAGTAAACTTAGGGGTTGGTCTTTCTGAACAATTTGGTAAGATTGAATCATGTCACCTTTggataaaatattttcctctGAAAAGGAAAAGGGGCAAGGAATTGAGTCAAATCGATGCTAATCGGTTGAGTCAGATTGATGTTAAACTTGAAATAAGCCCCATGGGTCCAGGCTTGGTGCTAACAAAATGGGGAGCCCGTTTGGTATACGAGCAAGACATTgaagatctcaaagaaaagatgcCTGGGTCCAGCAGCTGCAGCATCACTCCTTATGAGGATAATTTAGACGATTCAGCAACGGATACCAAAATTAAGCGAAGTCGTGATGACTTTGAAGGAGATGGGGCAGGACCTCGTGGAGAAGGTACCTCTAATGAAGTAGACGAGCCACAGCCAAAGCGGATACATACAACACCCTAA